The following coding sequences lie in one Apium graveolens cultivar Ventura chromosome 3, ASM990537v1, whole genome shotgun sequence genomic window:
- the LOC141713828 gene encoding uncharacterized protein LOC141713828: MEKLVYALILASRKLRSYFQTHRIEVRTTYPLRQVLHKLESSGRMLKWAVELGQFDLGYMPRTAIKGQALANFLLEFDSVVDDKAFVVLHPPRNEESLEEFPHPCWILHVDGAVNNGGAGAGIVLVSPEGHHLMSAIHFKFYATNNDAEYEVLINGLNIALEMGVRNLIARSDSELVVNQVNGGFQARGPRTELYLRCTQRLIGKFKEVRLECVPREKNSNADALAKMGSQQEAVLLGSIPLEIQEIPSIP; this comes from the coding sequence ATGGAGAAACTGGTTTATGCCTTGATCCTTGCGTCAAGGAAGTTACGGTCGTACTTCCAGACCCATAGAATTGAAGTCCGCACAACATATCCACTACGACAAGTCCTTCACAAGCTAGAATCATCGGGGAGGATGTTGAAATGGGCCGTAgagttgggacagtttgactTGGGATACATGCCCCGTACAGCAATTAAAGGACAAGCCTTAGCCAATTTTTTATTGGAATTTGATTCTGTTGTTGATGATAAGGCTTTTGTAGTGCTACATCCCCCTCGTAATGAAGAATCTTTAGAAGAGTTCCCACATCCCTGTTGGATCTTACATGTAGATGGGGcagttaacaatggaggagcaggtgCAGGCATAGTACTCGTGTCTCCAGAAGGCCATCATCTGATGAGTGCAATTCACTTCAAATTTTATGCAACGAATAATGACGCGGAGTATGAAGTATTGATTAATGGCTTAAATATCGCTTTGGAAATGGGGGTGCGAAATCTAATTGCGAGGAGTGACTCGGAGCTGGTGGTGAATCAGGTGAATGGGGGGTTTCAAGCGCGAGGCCCGCGAACGGAATTGTACTTGAGATGCACGCAGCGCCTGATCGGAAAGTTCAAAGAGGTTAGGTTGGAATGTGTACCACGGGAAAAGAACAGCAACGCGGATGCTTTAGCGAAAATGGGGTCGCAGCAAGAGGCTGTGTTATTGGGATCCATACCTTTAGAGATTCAGGAAATTCCTAGTATCCCATAG